The following proteins are encoded in a genomic region of Saccharopolyspora antimicrobica:
- a CDS encoding GNAT family N-acetyltransferase, with protein MEFEVDDSRDRVDRDAVWDFLTTQAYWGKWRTREQFERQVDQAWRVVGAYRKSDGGQLGFARAFSDGVGSAYLADVFVLPEGRGHGVGKALVRVMVEEGPGRDFRWMLHTDDAHGLYRSFGFAEPDTTYMERPRPENPA; from the coding sequence ATGGAGTTCGAGGTGGACGATTCTCGCGACCGGGTGGATCGCGACGCGGTGTGGGATTTCCTGACCACGCAGGCGTACTGGGGCAAGTGGCGCACCCGCGAGCAGTTCGAACGGCAGGTCGACCAGGCCTGGCGGGTGGTCGGCGCCTACCGGAAGTCCGACGGCGGGCAGCTCGGTTTCGCCCGGGCGTTCTCCGACGGAGTGGGCAGCGCCTACCTGGCCGACGTGTTCGTCCTCCCGGAAGGCCGCGGCCACGGGGTCGGCAAGGCCCTCGTGCGCGTCATGGTCGAGGAGGGCCCGGGCCGCGACTTCCGCTGGATGCTGCACACCGACGACGCCCACGGCCTCTACCGCTCCTTCGGCTTCGCCGAGCCCGACACCACCTACATGGAACGCCCACGCCCGGAGAACCCCGCCTGA
- a CDS encoding 4a-hydroxytetrahydrobiopterin dehydratase, whose protein sequence is MTELLTDTQVTDALQHLPEWRQDGAQLSRTVEFASFPQAIQAVTRIAEIAESENHHPDMDIRWRTVVFHCSTHSKGGITANDTSLAQEIDNVVEALKA, encoded by the coding sequence ATGACCGAACTACTCACCGACACCCAGGTCACCGACGCGCTCCAGCACCTCCCGGAATGGCGGCAGGACGGGGCTCAGCTGTCCCGCACCGTGGAGTTCGCCAGCTTCCCGCAGGCCATCCAGGCGGTCACCCGGATCGCCGAGATCGCGGAGAGCGAGAACCACCACCCGGACATGGACATCCGCTGGCGCACCGTGGTGTTCCACTGCAGCACGCACTCCAAGGGCGGGATCACCGCCAACGACACCTCGCTGGCGCAGGAGATCGACAACGTGGTCGAGGCGCTCAAGGCCTGA